The Venturia canescens isolate UGA chromosome 7, ASM1945775v1, whole genome shotgun sequence genome segment acatattttttttatttcgtacacTTCTTTTAACAACTCCTAATAACCCTTATTTCGGgggatcaattttttattattgggTATTTGCCAAAGTACTACTCCATATGAGTGGAACCAGAAAAGTATTGGTGTGCTGTTGTCGTAACTTTGCTTAGAAATAtgggaatatatatatatatatatatgactAGGTTTACACGTGGTTTACACGGCCCTCTTATTCCGGTTTTGTATATACAGacgggtatatttatatatatcgaCAGATatgcattttgtatatctatattgatATAACTAAACCGGAATAAGAGGGCCGTGTAAACGTAGTCGACCATAGTCGACGTAGTCTATATGAGAATGAATATTATCGGAATTAAATGACTGCATGTTGATAGAGCAGAATACACATTGAGGCCTTAGTTACCGACTTTTAGGCAGGTTTCGCACTGACCGTTCAACTCGACTGACTCGACGACTCCGACATACAAATGCGCCAGTGTATACTGACTGAGTGTACAGTGTGATGACAAATTCACCACGTGCGTCTGTACATAACCTGTGAAGTACACGGCGGGTTATAATATTTAAACGataatttgttcaaagtataaacgatgaaaatagtGGAATAGAAAGATATAttgggattaaaaaaaagtatataatCGATTTCGTGCGAATTGTAATCATGGTTAAAGAAAATCCATTTACTTCTGAGGTACAATGTCAATAATACTTTCAATCGTttgaaacaatttaattttttttcacgatattttttcatctaagGTGGATGGCGATATTCAGAAGACatccaatgatttttcatttgaaaattttgttgacgatgacgatgatatCGACCAGAGTGAAGCTGAAAGTGAAGCTTCGGAAGAATCTCCAGCAAAGGGTAATAAAAGGGTTGCCGATCGCGATAGTACAGAGGAAAATCAAAAGAAGAAACGTAGAAAAGACCTCTTCAAACAACCAACAACCGATGAATTGAATCAACTCAGGGAAACCGAGACACTGTTTCACTCTAATCTATTCAGACTACAAATTGAAGAGGTCCTCAGTGCAACAAGAGTCAAAGACAAATATAGAAAACTTTTTGATGCTTGGTTcctgaaattcaaaaaaaatattttctcgattaAGGAATCGGAAGAAACCCCTGTGAGTTTACTATTTGTTTGGTTCCTTTCTCCTTTCATTTGTACAAACAAATTTCTTCTTAGATATTTGATctaattttgttgatttttcacaGTTGACAACAGCAGGAAAAATAATACAGGAAGTTAAAGTTCCTGAGTCTATTACACAATCAGACCAAAAAGGTGTCTTCAAATTTCTAAAACCGTTGAATATTCAAGTGATAGGTTCCTATTTCCTCGGATGCGTAACTGGCCCAGACATTGTGATAGATGTCATGATCGAAATGCCTtctaaatttttccaaaagctCGATTATCAAAATTATCGATACATGAAGAAAAGAGCATTGTATCTGGCTTGGTTGACAGCAAACATGGATCAAGAGCTCGTGGATAGTAAAAACTTCGTAGGTGATGTTTGGACACCAATATTGCAGCTGATTCCAAAAGGGAAACTAAGCAAAAGAATTACGATTCATGTGCACCTTGGTGCGGAGGAGAGTAGTTTCAAATTAAATCGGTTTTTACCAGAGAAAAATAGCGTCAGACCAGAATGGTATTTTAATGATGACAAAATCACTGAGGATCAATCTCTTCTGCCAACCCCTCACTATAATTCTATCGTTCTTCGTGACCTTACAATGTCACGAGTTAATAATGCTGGTGCTAAAATTGTCAGAGAATATCCAAATGTGCGGGATGGAATaattttgctgaaaatttGGTTGAGACAACGAGAGCTTAATGAATCGCACGATTCATTCAACAACCATATCATGACAATGTATGTTTTACATTTGTTGTTTGAGAAAAAGCTCAATACATTTATGAGCAGCTATCAAATCGTGAGGAACGTTTGGATCAATTTGGGTAAAGTGTTAtggtttccaattttttattttctcatgagAACAGTATCAACAACTTTTATACTTGTCTACAGGGTTGAGCGATTGGAACGGGAAAGGAGCAGCTATGTGCTCGGAGAATGAGGTTGAAACTAGACTAAGCGAGTATCAAAAATATTACGATTGCGTTTTTCTCGACATAACTGGTTATCACAACTTGGCTGCACATTTGTCGGTTGATACTTATAATTGGGTTCGTAGTGAGGCTCAACGAGCCGTCAAATGTCTTGACAACCCAAATCTCGACAGTTTCCAGACTTTGTTCATGCGACCGGTACCCTTCTGTAGGACGTTCGATAACATAATATGGTAAGGAACGCTGAATGTATCAACAAAACTGTCAAATGTTTACAGTTTTGAGGTGtacttataaaaaaaaactctattCAGTTTCAACGACATGgctgtaattgaaaaaattattgagaatTACGCCTCACTCAATGAAAAACTCGACTATGGCCCGGATAAACGAACGCAAGCTGTGAAACTAATCACCGGAGTGTTGAAAAAAGGCTTGGGCAATCGAATTTCAAATCTGTACGTGAAAGCGGGAACACCAAAAAGTTGGGCGATCACAGCAGATCCACTCAAAAGTCCTGACAAAATCATGATCGGTTTTTCGCTTGATCCTGACAATTGTTTCAATATCATTGACAAGGGCCCACACGCTAATCTCGAAGAGGTACAAAAAATTGATagcaattcaaaaaaaatattgttcttTACTTTGgaaggaatttttgttttttttaaatttttttttgtgacaaCAGGCTGCAATATTTCGCAACTTTTGGGGAAACAAATCTGAGCTGCGACGATTTCAAGATGGTTCAATTTGCGAAGCTCTCGTTTGGGCAAAGAGCAAAAAGACGTTGTCGATAAAGCGAATAATTTGTAAAAAGATAGTCACATTcttgttgaaagaaaaattcgatcTCTCGAAAAATCAGTACGAGTATGTGGCTGATgaaatcgaagaatttttgcaattgaaaaaGGTAATGAATGACTAATCGTGATAAATGCTCAGAATTCGAATCTCTTTTAAAAATGGTCATATTTTAATAATCCGGTTTTTGTTTTCAGATAAAAGgcttaaaatttgcaaatggaACCGGTGAAGAAGCAACTCTGCAAGTTCTCAGGGTGTTTGGTGTTTTGGAAAAAGAATTGACTTCTCTGACTGATTTACCTCTATCAATATCCGGGGTCGAAGGCTGTAGTCCCGTTTTTCGTTATACCGAAGTTTTCCCACCATTATCCGCTGTGACGGATTCGACCAACGATTCTCTCGTCACGCGGGCGGAGAGCCATTATTCGATGATAAATGAGAAGTCGTCGAAACGCGTTCCCAAATACGTGCCTCAGATCGACGCCAACGTGCAACTGTGCATGAGCGGAAAATGGCCTAACGAACTTGAGGCTattagaaaaacaaaagcggCGTTTCATATACAAATCGCAGAATGCCTTAGAACACAATGCCAATTAACTGCTCAAGCGAATTCTCACTGGGTCGATGTTCTCAAGGAAGGTTTTGTCTTTCGGTTAGAAGTAGCTCATCAAAAAGAAGTAGCTCTTTTAAAACGTGAAATATCTGAGGATCACGTGCAAAAATACCGAGACAACGATGAGTCTATAGAATTGGAAAAGAGACTATTCCATTTGCCAAAATTGAGCAGCGCTTTGCACGGGTATGGAAATTTTTGACACCAAATTATTCGAGCTTCCGGTTGAAATATTGACGTCACGTTTATCATTTTCACTGGAATAACGAtagaaattggaaaatatgctcaatttttattttttcaactaaaaaaGGAACAATAAATTTCATAATGAATTGATTTCTCAGTTTGCACTCTCAACAACCATCATTTGGACCAACTTGCTGCCTTGCGAAGCGATGGTTATCGGCTCACTTGTTAGACGAGTCTCATATACCGGGAATTGTTGTGGAATTACTCGTTGCTTCCATTTATCTTACTCCGGATCCTTACAAACCAGCACAAACACCGCAGGTTGCTTTCCTCaggtttttggaatttttcacTCGTCGTCAGTGGAGTACCGAACCAATATTCGTCAATTTCAACAATGGAATGACAAGTAAGAACGAATTTCGTTCAAGCCCGATATTCAGTTCTGAGTGACTGTCGAATGTTGAAAGGTCTAAAAACGGCCCTTATTCATGCACTCGAtgtttaaaacgatttttttttttttttaattttaattccaGGAGAAGAAATTGTTACAGTAGAAAATGCATTTAGGTCCGGAGGGGAATCTTATCCCCCAATATTTATTTCTACTCCCTACGATCACGACGGCTCCATATGGTCGAAAAAAGCTCCGAGCAAGCTAGTTTTGAATCGAATCGGTTCACTAGCCGAACAGGCATTGAAACTCGTTGACCAGCAGCTCGACACAGTTTCAAGACTTTCATTCCGCGCGATATTCAAAGCTTCAATCAGCGAATACGATTTTCTTATACGAGTGCATTCTTCGTTAAATCCAAGAAGATATCAGTTCCATGATCTCAGTGATAAATATCCTATCACAGATTTACAGCGGTTAGAGGACGAACCGATGAAGAAAATACCGGTCATAGCGTTTGATCCGGTTCAATGTTATCTTCGAGAATTGAGGGTGAGTCAATATTTGtttgcaaaaaatatttattcgacaATTTGATACCCGGTGCAAGATGTGAAAAGACAATGATACTATTTTTaacgaatttgattttttaataaaaaaaactctcccaGCTGCTTTATTCTCCCCATGAATCATACTAATCCACTAGAACGATTTGATTGAAAAGCGgtatatttcattttcagcGCGGTTACGACGAGGTAGCCTTATTCTTTCACGATACATACGGTGGTTCGGTAATAGGAGTTTTGCTGAAGCCTTCGATTCTCGAAAAGAAAGAATTTAAGATCTCCAATTTGTCTTGTCGAAAACTGAACGAAGAGGGTAAGCTCGTGCTCGACGTATCTGCGATGATCGAAGATTTCTCTATTTTAGGCAAAGGACTCGTAAAGAGTGTCGATGTACAGTCCAAGAGAGTAGAATtggattaattatttttaataaaaacaaagaaaaaaacacgttGTCAAAGTAAAAGTCGTTAGTCCATAAAAATTGatctttgtttcttctttttttttgtttactaGATATAGTATAATGTATGTTGTGTGAATGTGAGTGTATATAcaagaatgatttttattcggGGCTTCGCCcgtgtaaaaataatattcataatAAATGGAATATTGAATTATACTATAATATTAGGTGTATCGTATGGTAtataaatgaacaaaaaatcgcTAGGAATATCGCATCACAGCTTACAGTACACGTGTGTCTTATATTCGGCATATCTAAGCATTAAGTCTGGATGTGAAAGCCACTCgatttgagaaagaaaaacaaaactggAGCAAAATACTACGAATCCTTCGACACAAATGAAATTGGTGCCAGAACGAAACGATACGAGTTGTTTGTACACTGGAAATGTTTCTgtttctttgttttctttttttttttttttttttaacaaaataattgatgtCAACGTATTGACGATATACGAACGTTGAAAATATACGCAATGATACTCATTGAGTTAGTGGAGTGGTAATGTATGACTAAATCATTTTAATCGTTATGTACATAAATTTATAAcattaaaattattaattttaagacGTATTACAAACGATGCCAATTGCACTAGCAAAATTCCTTCGTGCAACTTTGTTTTAGAGATCTCGAGCGAGctcttttattcatttattctcttttattttcttataatCTCTTAACTTCGTCCGGCAGAGAGAATGAAGCggtgctgatttttttactttgtttttttttttctccttctgttAAGACACGCGTCTCTATGCGCACGTTATAAACGATCAGTGGCGTGGTTTCTCTTTAACTGCCCACGATTAATATAGCTTGATCGATCGATAATTGCTGAACGAGGATGAGCTTTTTGCACCGCGtgtatatgtataaatatatacaagcgcgaataaggaaaacaaaagatTCATCACCTAACTTATTATTACGATGGACGATAGTTATAGAATGCACAATCACACCGCTTTTTTACTGCCTCTACCTTGtcaaacgtttatttttttttaatatccttttttcctttctcccgTTCGTCGAAGctaatttttgtttatctAGTATAGTGACCAATCGGAGAGTTTTCCAAATCTAGCATCAGCACTCGCTCACAGGTCGCAATATGAGAATTGTTCTTTTGCACTTCCACATTTTCCAATTAATCCGTTACATCGTGAGTCGTGCAATGGCAATGTTATTCTCGCTCCATCCTGTTTCGCTCGAAGATCACACCACTTTTTTTAAAGTACTGAACTTTTGAGACCCAAAAATATTTTGGCAAAGTATCTCTCACTGGGCAGCAGAAACAAAATCATGCtgtacgtgaaaaaaatgaggattttCGTGGTTGCCGCGTGTTTGAGGAATCcgtcgaaatatttttgtaccgAGAACAACAACAGAGATGATATTTATGAACAGCATCAAACCAATACCGTATGGACGACTCGTGAATTTCATGAACTTTGCGGCGTTTCACAAttgttttgtaaaatttttcaaggcAATTAGActataaattaaaaatcagtACAGCAAATAGTACatttggtgagaaaaaaataattgaattttcacacGATAAATTATTTAAGACTCcaagaatattttatttttctattcgaCTGATGCTCCAATAGGAATGAACTATTATCTTTCAACGTTATTATTATCGATTGTTTGGTATTTTGATGGAATCCTAACTCGAGGGATAGCCGAGAACGAGTCTGAAGCAGggtcgattttcaaaaattcttccgTAAGACTATATTAAGGCATTTCTtctgaataaatttcaattattttgaagaatttcataGACGTTTCATGAAATCCCATTTGAGAATATTTTGGTAAATGATAGAGACGGAATTGATCCTAAAAATTGATTCATCGACTCTGTCGAACTCGTTCACAgtctctttcgaatgaaaaaaagaggcTCGCCCATataattctcattttcttcaaccAGTCAATGAATCTTGTTATATAACTGTGGAATTGGCTCGAATTATTCGAACGAGAATCGTAACGGATACTTTTGCACAAAAAGTGTAAAACCGTACGACGGAGACGGTGTTTTGTAACGACAGCGGTGAAtcgccttggattctctcatTCGCAAGGCAAGAGGCGCACTGCatttaattatattttatttttgtagttacttctttttgttctctatcactctcactctctctctctcttcctttcttttGGCATAAGCAACATCTCTCTTATCGGCATCACGCATCACTTAACGTGTTAAGTATTAATTTAATTATCTAAACGCGATGTCACGGCCGCAGCATTCAACCGTCCCTTACATATAATCGTATTtgtaacttttttatttttttatttattcattaatcGCTTCGGCGTTCGTCCCTTCATTGAAGAACAAACTACATAATCATATTTCTAGTGCGAAATCTCCAacactcgtatatatatatatatacgttcaCACAGTTTCCTCTTTGTATTTTATATTCCCACGTGTTCCAAGGCTTCTCGTTCCTTTTTGTTATgttcattataattatttacagttgacACACGAACAAAAGTACTCGTACTCGCACGttcacatgatttttttttaaaaaaaaaaaagaagaaaaaaaacgataatcgCGACGAACGCATAATCTTATGATCGTACATGGTCGTGGTTAACGATTATTAATCGTGCTGGTGTTAAACTTATTGTTTATCTCGCTCtcaatctttttctctttctcgttaaCAAACGACTTGGATTCTCGTACGACTATATAATTATCCAAACTTCTTTCTAACCTCCCACTTGTATCATTCAAAAAAAGCTGCCAATTCCGAAATAGAAACCttcttttaaaaatatataacgatATTTGCAACGGTACATGTTACACGGGCATAAGATCCATGATAAATCGATTAATGGTAGTTGCTGGTACAAACAATAGAAATTACATCGTTACCGTTGTTCGGGCAATGCatcgatttaaaaataaaaaatgcaagcTCGGTTACAGTGGATTGTTTCCTCGTATGTATACAAAGACAATGTTCGATCGtttgttcttttttatctCAAGTAAGCGACTATGCACTTTTCGACACTGTGTTATACGTCGTAGTCTTCAGTGTCATTTTCGTCTTGCCAtattataattaatgaaattatcgATACATTTTGTTCCGAGAGCGATCTAATGCCGCTTATCATTGGACGATTCTAAAATATTTTCGCAAAATGTGGATATAAATGCTCGATTGCGGTTTCACaattttactaaaaaaatcatgtttctttcgaaattgtaaaagtAAAAATCGCACACAACCGTATTCggcaaaaatcatttcgtccTTTCCTCATTTGATGCACGATCGCGCGGTGGCTGGCAAATTGTATCAATGATTTTCCATAGTGTTGACGAGTCGCCGGCACTGGAATAGCCCTCGCACACACAGTCGACGGATATTTGTAACTACTTGATGCACTTATCCACAGCTATAATAAtcgcaatttaaaaaaaaaaaaaaaaaaaaaaaacaacaaaactcgtttctttttcatttgtctTAAATCCACCATTTATCTGTAAATACAATAATTCCATTGTTGAGGCACGTTGTTTACGGCCGCTAACGAacagaaagagaagaaaaacaagtttttgaataaacaaaaagaaggaaaaatgtaACATCCGAGTCTCGGGAGATTTCACAACCGTACTTAACCAGCAGTCAGTCGTGTTATTAGTTGTAAacattattcaaaattcatttatccATTAAACGCGAAACTACGAAATCTATTGGATAATCTGCTCGTCCTTCTGGCTTATTACGtgacagagaaaaaaataacataatcATGAGTCTATTCTATTTATAAAGATGGACCGACGGCACACGGATTTTTCACTCATTCTATCCCTCTCActcactctctcgctctctctcaccgCGAAGTAAACGAATTCGGACATACTTTCGCTGTATGAAAGCACACCTACTTGTTGTCACTGTTAGACGGGGGGTtacaattattataataagaATTTATCTTGGGGGGGTGGGggtgaaaaatcaatcatattTCTCGAATCGTGACAAACGTTATCGTAATTATTATGACGCCTCGTACCCTGGTCAGAGATCATATGCTGAACGATTATTTGAgtgggaagaatttttttggatactcaaaacaatgaaaagaaTAATGTTCAATATACCCTCATTGGATTGACAGTATTTTCACcggttttttccaatttttcatcttaTCCTAAAAACGTATTTAGCTcttcaaaaaatcgtaatcTCGCAAAGAATtcgtttttgagaaaatgaaattgatgCAGCAACGAAAGATTACAAATGACGATATGATAattcggtttcatttttatgactCGAGCACGTGACTTTTCAATTTATAAACGATCTCAGAATAATTTTAGTCTGTCTCGCAAAAATTGTTCTGCCTTATGAtacatttaattaattattgggAAAAAGAGatacattttaaaaattcaagcaAAATAATGTCATTCTGATTTACTGAAATTGATGCACTCCTGCGTACAATAGCTTCCACGCGCATACACTGTTGCTCCCTCACTCCTTCTCTCGTTCGCGTGGTTTCATTGTTACATTCTGAACGTACCGACTTCAAATACAATTGATTATTTGACAATCAGTTACGTTTGCTGAATTGAACAGAGAAAAAGCGGTACTTTGAATTTTGTACAAAACGTTGTTGCAGTTAAACCGATTTAACCAGAGATTTTTCCGTTCTTCGTTAACCCGGAGACTAACAAAAACACAACATATTTTGTATGAAGCGACTATATTCGAAGCGAgcttgaagtaaaaaaaaaaaagaaagaacctTCATTGGTTTGCGGTATGTAGTTACGAgtacataaatatttttcgagcatCGGAGAAAAGAGCGTTCGTTAGACGGGAATCGTATACTCTTatgtttattttaaaaaattcctttctttCTCATATCTTTATCGTACGACGAAAACTCAGCAATCGCTCAGCAAATTGCGAAGGAACATTCTTCggattaaatttcaaaattctttcatcgtACAATCAATTTCTACAATCCTCCAAAAGAGACATCAACGACATGAAAATCGAAGCattaagaaattttttaaaatctcccGGATTCGGTAGCATTTTATCGGTTcagttgaaacattttttttctaatatttctccAAACGCTCTGCCGAGTTCCAACGAGATTTTCAGCAAAAGTGTTCGTTAGCCAGattcaaaaacgaaaaacaccTTGTACATTCGCTCaaataatagttttttttttctttcgttaatGCTAGTCAAGAAGTTTTCCGAGTTTCAACGTTGTTCTCGTTCGTTTCAAGGGGAGAACCGGAATTTCATGATTAAACAATAATtcaagggagagagagagagagactaaCAGAATGAAACAAAGAAAAGATGAGGACAGGAAAACGAACAGGGAGACGATGGAGTGTGAGAACAACGTTGAGACtacgaaaattttacaaacgaAATCAATTACTTTATCGTTCGACGTGATTTTTGATAACAGCGTGAAGACGAGGTCGAGGGCCCAAATGATAATGAGACGTAATTtatgacaataataataataataataataataataataataataataataataataatcaatagtGATACTGGTAATAATAACAGCAGTAGTGATAGTAGTAATGGCTTTGTGTGGTCAGTAGTCAGTTGGACAACGGCGGTGGTGTAGGAGTAGTTGTCGTAGTTGTTGTTGTAACGTTTGTATGAAGCATCGCGTCACTGTACGTAGCACGATTAAAGTCCCGAAGCAACGTAACAGCCTCGCGTTCCgtatttccattttctttacCGTTCACGTTAACGATCTCCGTATCATCAATTTCGACGTTTACACCAGCACGTTTGCCACATCTTGTTAAGCCACCGGTACCTCCGTTTCCCGCGGCACTAATACCCCCGCACTGTACCGTTCCACCAAGCCCGATTGTACCGGACAGTCATTTCTGTcttccactttttttcttctttcgctTAAAAAAGCAGCAGCATCTGGAAATGAAGCACACACTAATAGGACTTAGAATCGTTTGTTCAATGTTTTATTAAACAAGAAAGAAAACAGACATCGACATGCAACGCCAACCCCCGGTCGGCAAGTGCAGAACTTTCGGACGtggtacttttttttatttcgtggaaGCGTGAgacaagtttatttttttattcgcgtgCAGGATTCTTCAAGAGGATAAAGGATaaaggaaattttttgaaCGTTATCGAACGTGTTCGGCCGGTATCGTTTGGGAAATTCACGAAAGACCTTAGGATTTTGCAtgtaaattttgaaacaatgGGGtaacgtaatttttttctgg includes the following:
- the Mat89Ba gene encoding nucleolar protein 6 yields the protein MVKENPFTSEVDGDIQKTSNDFSFENFVDDDDDIDQSEAESEASEESPAKGNKRVADRDSTEENQKKKRRKDLFKQPTTDELNQLRETETLFHSNLFRLQIEEVLSATRVKDKYRKLFDAWFLKFKKNIFSIKESEETPLTTAGKIIQEVKVPESITQSDQKGVFKFLKPLNIQVIGSYFLGCVTGPDIVIDVMIEMPSKFFQKLDYQNYRYMKKRALYLAWLTANMDQELVDSKNFVGDVWTPILQLIPKGKLSKRITIHVHLGAEESSFKLNRFLPEKNSVRPEWYFNDDKITEDQSLLPTPHYNSIVLRDLTMSRVNNAGAKIVREYPNVRDGIILLKIWLRQRELNESHDSFNNHIMTMYVLHLLFEKKLNTFMSSYQIVRNVWINLGLSDWNGKGAAMCSENEVETRLSEYQKYYDCVFLDITGYHNLAAHLSVDTYNWVRSEAQRAVKCLDNPNLDSFQTLFMRPVPFCRTFDNIICFNDMAVIEKIIENYASLNEKLDYGPDKRTQAVKLITGVLKKGLGNRISNLYVKAGTPKSWAITADPLKSPDKIMIGFSLDPDNCFNIIDKGPHANLEEAAIFRNFWGNKSELRRFQDGSICEALVWAKSKKTLSIKRIICKKIVTFLLKEKFDLSKNQYEYVADEIEEFLQLKKIKGLKFANGTGEEATLQVLRVFGVLEKELTSLTDLPLSISGVEGCSPVFRYTEVFPPLSAVTDSTNDSLVTRAESHYSMINEKSSKRVPKYVPQIDANVQLCMSGKWPNELEAIRKTKAAFHIQIAECLRTQCQLTAQANSHWVDVLKEGFVFRLEVAHQKEVALLKREISEDHVQKYRDNDESIELEKRLFHLPKLSSALHGLHSQQPSFGPTCCLAKRWLSAHLLDESHIPGIVVELLVASIYLTPDPYKPAQTPQVAFLRFLEFFTRRQWSTEPIFVNFNNGMTREEIVTVENAFRSGGESYPPIFISTPYDHDGSIWSKKAPSKLVLNRIGSLAEQALKLVDQQLDTVSRLSFRAIFKASISEYDFLIRVHSSLNPRRYQFHDLSDKYPITDLQRLEDEPMKKIPVIAFDPVQCYLRELRRGYDEVALFFHDTYGGSVIGVLLKPSILEKKEFKISNLSCRKLNEEGKLVLDVSAMIEDFSILGKGLVKSVDVQSKRVELD